A single window of Deinococcus ruber DNA harbors:
- a CDS encoding alpha/beta fold hydrolase gives MFSAAAQSSRNTALPPVEVQRVVRPGVTVPGTPARLNASITVRYGAARPQRILILMPGLFGGAGSLDRLARQIVLADPETGVWAVDRRSNLLESGDQLLKMSTAELSNVAKSGLTPAAPAQVAYMKDWGLDTALRDVRAAVLEAHTLAPRVYLGGHSLGGVLTGLYAAYDFSGQPGFRDVSGLVMLDGVPGITASAALTLQQYQNGFDAAVVKTAGLNTLAANPYIAADFFSPRRASQGVAQALLAARSPNTVSPGTLTVYPATNLAAALIQVQSRYAPLPFLAVTAGHASNVNELGSLPAVFAKLLVGPLLGHNAALNSLLNVHAVAGPQNPAQPVGWANDAKAITDPLDFVESYALPTGDYTEWYFPQRLALDVLAARLNTRGTPFERLLPVIHNPEVTLPVLGISAGNGITDESDFRNYARTNHVSLSVVTVPGYAHLDVTAAISNTVARQIVSWLKIHP, from the coding sequence ATGTTTTCTGCGGCAGCTCAGAGTTCCAGAAACACTGCGTTGCCGCCCGTCGAGGTGCAGCGGGTGGTACGCCCCGGCGTCACGGTGCCCGGCACACCTGCCCGGTTGAATGCCAGCATCACGGTGCGCTACGGCGCGGCCCGCCCCCAGCGCATTCTGATTTTGATGCCGGGGCTGTTCGGTGGTGCTGGCAGCCTGGATCGCCTCGCCCGCCAGATCGTGCTGGCCGACCCCGAGACGGGTGTGTGGGCTGTGGATCGCCGCAGCAACCTGCTGGAATCCGGCGATCAGCTTCTGAAGATGAGCACTGCGGAACTGAGCAACGTGGCAAAATCCGGCCTGACGCCCGCCGCGCCCGCACAGGTGGCCTACATGAAAGACTGGGGGCTGGACACCGCGCTGCGCGACGTGCGGGCCGCTGTGCTGGAGGCCCATACCCTCGCGCCGCGTGTGTATCTGGGCGGGCACTCTCTGGGCGGCGTGCTCACCGGACTGTACGCCGCCTACGACTTCAGCGGCCAACCGGGATTCCGAGACGTGTCGGGCCTGGTGATGCTCGACGGTGTGCCGGGCATCACCGCCAGCGCCGCGCTGACTCTCCAGCAGTATCAAAACGGCTTCGACGCCGCCGTGGTGAAGACCGCCGGACTCAACACGCTCGCCGCCAATCCTTACATTGCCGCCGACTTCTTCAGTCCCAGGCGAGCCTCGCAGGGAGTGGCCCAGGCGCTGCTGGCAGCCCGCTCGCCCAACACAGTCTCGCCCGGCACCCTGACCGTGTATCCTGCCACCAATCTGGCCGCCGCGCTGATTCAGGTGCAGAGCCGCTACGCTCCGCTGCCGTTTCTGGCCGTCACCGCCGGACATGCCAGCAATGTCAACGAGCTGGGCAGTCTGCCTGCCGTCTTCGCCAAACTGCTGGTCGGGCCACTGCTGGGCCACAATGCAGCGCTGAACTCGCTGCTCAACGTGCATGCGGTGGCAGGGCCACAGAATCCTGCTCAGCCGGTGGGCTGGGCCAACGACGCAAAAGCCATCACCGATCCGCTGGACTTCGTGGAGAGCTACGCGCTGCCGACCGGCGACTACACCGAGTGGTACTTTCCTCAGCGACTGGCGCTGGACGTGCTGGCCGCCCGGCTGAACACACGCGGCACGCCCTTCGAGCGGCTGCTGCCGGTCATCCACAACCCCGAAGTCACTTTGCCGGTGCTGGGCATCTCGGCAGGCAACGGCATCACCGATGAAAGCGACTTTCGCAACTACGCCCGCACCAATCACGTCTCACTCTCCGTCGTCACAGTGCCCGGCTACGCCCACCTGGACGTCACCGCCGCTATCTCCAACACGGTGGCCCGGCAGATCGTGTCGTGGCTGAAGATTCATCCCTGA
- a CDS encoding helix-turn-helix domain-containing protein, translating to MQLGSRIRSRRRHLGLTLKAVSEQCRLSVPYLSQVERNQANPTVTALASIARALGVSLNFFVPEDVHETVVCRNGRGDYLHVHELPYRLKSLAGNGTNRQMEPLLINVAPHFSSEVTSHLGEEFVYVLSGTFTLRVGDEVFELNEGDSAQHPSTTPHAWGNPGDTETRLLWVGTPKLF from the coding sequence CTGCAACTCGGAAGCCGAATTCGTAGCCGCCGCCGTCATCTGGGCCTGACTCTCAAAGCCGTCAGTGAGCAGTGCCGACTGTCCGTTCCGTATCTGTCGCAGGTCGAGCGTAACCAGGCCAATCCCACCGTGACCGCGCTCGCCAGTATCGCCCGCGCTCTGGGCGTCAGCCTTAATTTTTTCGTGCCGGAAGACGTGCATGAAACGGTGGTGTGCCGCAATGGGCGCGGCGATTATCTGCACGTTCACGAACTGCCCTACCGCCTGAAAAGTCTGGCGGGCAATGGCACGAATCGTCAGATGGAACCGCTGCTGATCAATGTCGCGCCGCATTTCTCGTCTGAAGTCACCTCGCATCTGGGCGAGGAATTCGTGTACGTACTCAGCGGCACATTTACGCTGCGGGTCGGTGACGAAGTGTTCGAGCTGAACGAAGGCGACAGTGCCCAGCACCCCAGCACCACGCCGCACGCCTGGGGCAATCCCGGCGACACCGAGACGCGGCTGCTGTGGGTCGGTACGCCCAAACTCTTCTGA
- a CDS encoding cupin domain-containing protein has translation MEKLSVHQDVRQFSTVPSSVGLLHFAAGTLLPETQHTQNEISFIHSGVLKAVSGGQEYLLRAGDVTLIPAGERHSAEVLEDVSLSYVLLEPQ, from the coding sequence ATGGAAAAACTGAGCGTTCATCAGGATGTCCGTCAGTTCAGCACCGTGCCGTCGAGCGTGGGACTGCTGCATTTTGCGGCGGGCACGCTTTTGCCCGAGACCCAGCACACCCAGAACGAAATCTCGTTTATTCACAGCGGCGTGCTGAAGGCGGTCAGCGGCGGACAGGAATACCTGCTGCGTGCCGGAGACGTGACGCTGATTCCCGCAGGCGAGCGGCACAGCGCCGAGGTGCTGGAGGACGTGAGCCTGAGCTACGTTCTGCTGGAGCCGCAGTGA
- a CDS encoding ABC transporter permease — MSLGWLARRIALALLAAFGVSVIVFALIRLVPGDIVTNLIGLEGNVSQAQQAEMRRLFGLDQPLWMQFGHWFAALLHGDLGISLRTDRSVFADLLMRFPVTLELSVGALILAVLIGLPLGVTAALNRGRAADLASSSFVLIGLAAPEFWLAILLILLFSLKLRWFPPNGFVPMNESLWENLRSVFLPSLALSLGLAAAVTRIVRASLLDVLSQDYVRTARAKGLPQRTVVYRHALRNALIPVITVVGLQVGNLLGGAVIIEQLFGLPGVGRYALEGINLRDYPVVQGAVLWIAVSFVLVNVIVDVLYGLIDRRVVYS, encoded by the coding sequence GTGAGTCTGGGCTGGCTGGCGCGGCGGATTGCGCTGGCCCTGCTGGCGGCCTTCGGGGTCAGCGTGATCGTGTTTGCACTCATTCGGCTGGTACCGGGCGACATCGTGACCAACCTGATCGGGCTGGAAGGCAACGTCAGTCAGGCGCAACAGGCCGAGATGCGCCGCCTGTTCGGGCTGGATCAGCCGCTCTGGATGCAGTTCGGACACTGGTTTGCAGCCCTGCTGCACGGCGATCTGGGCATCAGTCTGCGAACCGACCGTTCAGTGTTTGCCGATCTGCTGATGCGCTTTCCAGTCACGCTGGAACTGTCGGTGGGGGCGCTGATTCTGGCCGTGCTGATCGGGCTGCCGCTGGGGGTGACAGCGGCGCTGAACCGGGGCCGCGCTGCCGATCTGGCCTCCAGCAGCTTCGTATTGATCGGGCTGGCGGCTCCAGAATTCTGGCTCGCCATCCTGCTGATTCTGCTGTTCAGTCTGAAGCTGCGCTGGTTTCCGCCCAACGGTTTCGTGCCCATGAACGAGTCGCTGTGGGAAAACCTCAGATCGGTGTTTCTGCCGTCGCTGGCACTGAGCCTGGGGCTGGCCGCCGCCGTCACGCGCATCGTACGGGCCAGTCTGCTCGACGTGCTCTCGCAGGACTACGTGCGAACGGCCCGCGCCAAAGGCCTGCCGCAGCGCACCGTGGTGTACCGCCACGCGCTCAGAAACGCCCTGATTCCGGTGATTACCGTGGTAGGGCTTCAGGTGGGCAACCTGCTGGGCGGGGCCGTCATCATCGAGCAACTGTTCGGGCTGCCGGGAGTGGGGCGCTACGCACTGGAGGGCATCAACCTGCGTGATTATCCGGTGGTGCAGGGCGCAGTGCTGTGGATCGCCGTGAGTTTCGTGCTGGTCAATGTGATCGTGGACGTGCTGTACGGCCTGATTGACCGCCGGGTGGTGTACTCGTGA
- a CDS encoding ABC transporter permease, translating into MTAGMLTPVQSPARRALRIFLRTPSGVIGLALLVVIVGCSLLAPHVAPYDPVAYMPVDRMQGPSAKHLLGTDLYGRDLLSRVIFGSRISLSVSSISIALALLVGGTFGALAGFYLRWVDTLIMRVTDIFLAFPAILLAIALLAFLGGGFWNLTLAIAVAYAAPFTRVMRAAVLRTRDTMYVEASTALGATDARLLWRHVLPNAAGPVLIEITLRLAYAILAEAALSFLGLGTQPPAPAWGQMIADGRPFLETNPWISIAPGLAIMVTVLGFNLLGDALRDALDPRLNR; encoded by the coding sequence ATGACGGCGGGTATGCTGACCCCGGTGCAGTCGCCCGCACGCCGGGCACTCCGCATCTTTCTGCGAACGCCCAGCGGGGTGATCGGCCTCGCGCTGCTCGTCGTCATCGTGGGTTGCTCGCTGCTGGCTCCGCACGTCGCCCCCTACGACCCGGTGGCGTACATGCCCGTTGACCGTATGCAGGGGCCGAGCGCCAAACACCTGCTGGGCACCGATCTGTATGGCCGCGATCTGCTCTCCCGCGTGATCTTCGGCAGCCGCATCAGCCTGTCGGTCAGCAGCATCAGCATCGCGCTGGCACTGCTTGTCGGCGGGACGTTCGGGGCGCTGGCGGGCTTTTATCTGCGCTGGGTCGATACGCTGATCATGCGCGTCACCGACATCTTTCTGGCGTTTCCCGCCATTCTGCTCGCCATCGCGCTGCTGGCCTTCCTGGGGGGCGGCTTCTGGAATCTGACGCTCGCCATCGCGGTGGCCTATGCCGCGCCCTTCACGCGGGTGATGCGGGCCGCCGTGCTGCGAACCCGCGACACCATGTACGTCGAGGCCAGCACTGCGCTCGGAGCCACCGACGCCCGGCTGCTGTGGCGGCACGTGCTGCCCAACGCGGCTGGCCCGGTCCTGATCGAGATCACGCTGCGTCTCGCCTACGCCATTCTCGCGGAAGCGGCGCTCAGCTTTCTGGGCCTGGGCACCCAGCCGCCCGCGCCTGCCTGGGGCCAGATGATCGCCGATGGCCGCCCGTTTCTGGAAACCAATCCCTGGATTTCGATCGCGCCGGGCCTCGCCATCATGGTCACGGTGCTGGGGTTCAACCTGCTGGGCGACGCCCTACGCGACGCACTCGATCCTCGTCTGAACCGCTGA
- a CDS encoding ABC transporter substrate-binding protein, translating to MNHSRKLLASVLALSFGLMVAVPASAQTAGGILRAGMQADPVGLDPHVTDATSTRNQLENVYDTLVAFDSAGKIVPSLATSWTTSKDNLTWTFKLRSGVKFHNGRSLEASDVVFSINRIKDPATKSPRSGDFELVKSITAPDKSTVVMTLSKPFSPLLSKLAFSLNVIVPKEAAATLNTKPVGTGPFTFVEYVPQTRMVLKKNPNYWGRDAKGNKLPYLDGITFSYLPDATARVTALRTGTVDWIEYVPATDIKSLQSNAQVTVAGGPSANYRALFFNVAQKPLDDPRVRRAIAYAINNQEIVDVALLGTGGLPARGTTLPNGSYYAAPDATYGKPDLAKAKALLAQAGYPNGFTLELKVTSTYDFLRTPAEIIQAQLAPLGIKVNITALEWSVYLPDVLKKNYMATILGESGQGDPDDYLYTPFASDSGGNLTNFKDATLDKLLDRGRTISDPNARKVIYTQVQKRLVNLSPMVFLYSSTQYEATTKRVQGYSHFPNTSYLGLRTTWLK from the coding sequence ATGAACCATTCACGCAAGCTGCTGGCCTCCGTTCTCGCCCTCTCGTTCGGTCTGATGGTGGCCGTCCCTGCCAGTGCTCAGACGGCTGGCGGCATTCTGCGGGCCGGAATGCAGGCCGATCCGGTGGGCCTCGACCCGCACGTCACCGACGCCACCTCGACCCGCAATCAGCTTGAAAACGTGTACGACACGCTCGTCGCGTTCGACAGCGCCGGAAAGATCGTGCCCTCGCTGGCAACGAGCTGGACGACCAGCAAGGACAACCTGACCTGGACGTTCAAGCTCCGCAGCGGCGTCAAGTTTCATAACGGGCGCTCGCTGGAAGCCAGCGACGTGGTGTTTTCAATCAACCGCATCAAGGACCCGGCCACCAAGTCGCCCCGCAGCGGAGATTTTGAACTCGTCAAGAGTATCACCGCCCCCGATAAATCCACGGTGGTCATGACGCTGAGCAAGCCATTTTCGCCGCTGCTCAGCAAGCTGGCCTTCAGCCTGAACGTGATCGTGCCCAAAGAAGCCGCCGCCACGCTCAACACCAAGCCTGTCGGAACGGGGCCGTTTACCTTCGTGGAATACGTGCCGCAGACGCGCATGGTGCTGAAGAAGAACCCGAACTACTGGGGGCGCGACGCCAAAGGCAACAAGCTGCCTTACCTCGACGGCATCACCTTCAGCTATCTGCCCGACGCCACCGCCCGCGTGACGGCGCTGCGAACCGGCACGGTGGACTGGATCGAGTACGTGCCCGCCACCGACATCAAGAGCCTTCAGAGCAATGCACAGGTGACGGTGGCGGGCGGGCCGAGCGCCAATTACCGCGCCCTGTTCTTCAATGTAGCGCAGAAACCCCTCGACGATCCGCGTGTGCGCCGCGCCATCGCCTACGCCATCAACAATCAGGAAATCGTGGATGTGGCGCTGCTGGGCACCGGGGGCCTGCCCGCACGCGGCACCACCCTGCCCAACGGCAGCTACTACGCCGCGCCCGACGCTACGTATGGCAAGCCCGATCTGGCGAAGGCGAAGGCGCTGCTGGCACAGGCGGGGTATCCGAACGGATTCACGCTGGAACTGAAAGTCACCAGCACCTACGACTTCCTCAGAACGCCCGCCGAGATCATCCAGGCGCAGCTCGCGCCGCTGGGCATCAAGGTCAATATCACCGCGCTGGAATGGAGCGTGTACCTGCCCGACGTGCTGAAGAAGAATTACATGGCGACCATCCTGGGCGAGAGCGGGCAGGGCGACCCGGACGATTACCTGTACACGCCGTTTGCGTCGGATTCGGGCGGCAACCTCACCAATTTCAAAGATGCGACGCTCGATAAGTTGCTCGACAGAGGCCGCACCATCAGCGATCCCAATGCCCGCAAGGTCATTTACACCCAGGTTCAGAAACGGCTGGTCAATCTGAGCCCGATGGTCTTCCTGTACTCCAGCACCCAGTACGAGGCGACCACCAAGCGCGTGCAGGGCTATTCGCACTTCCCGAATACCAGCTACCTGGGCCTGCGGACGACCTGGCTGAAGTAG
- a CDS encoding helix-turn-helix domain-containing protein codes for MSVVRWRLAQFLETNHLTPYALGKSIGGARMNTIYRIARKGEEPTRVDFLILAAILDGLRKLTGEEVQLSDILEYVPDS; via the coding sequence ATGTCCGTGGTTCGCTGGCGTTTAGCACAGTTTCTCGAAACCAATCATCTCACCCCTTACGCACTTGGAAAATCTATTGGCGGCGCGCGAATGAATACCATCTACCGCATTGCTAGGAAAGGAGAAGAACCGACTAGGGTCGACTTTCTCATCCTCGCTGCGATTCTGGACGGCCTGCGCAAGCTCACAGGGGAAGAAGTGCAGCTGTCTGACATCCTAGAATACGTTCCTGATTCCTGA